The proteins below are encoded in one region of Deltaproteobacteria bacterium:
- a CDS encoding DUF3108 domain-containing protein — protein sequence MNIFRRSFLIKLVPFFLLVSFVYILPSGSATSVSADIIKKQPTIGEYFDGEEFTYNIGFWWFKKAATGKIGIHRLNRGNYKITLQAETMGLIGFITKYRKDIYTTYVEEWEEGRRLRTTKVEKIVHIGDKVREGYTIVDYNKRTYRWKSWGGGQEDKGAEEPLPTRGYYDDPLTGFYNFRFGVYGQIASGKEFNVPTFPKKNVSTIYVRIATDGEKAARINPDHAEIDYLADIVIDKELFGSQTGKLEVRFTKELIPIQATAKDLILFGDVRGTLIEMTSSMGFRKAVDGRE from the coding sequence ATGAACATATTTAGAAGGTCATTTCTTATCAAGCTTGTTCCCTTTTTTCTTCTTGTTAGTTTCGTTTATATTCTTCCATCAGGCTCAGCAACTTCAGTTAGCGCTGACATTATCAAAAAACAACCAACCATCGGCGAATATTTTGACGGCGAGGAATTTACCTACAATATAGGCTTCTGGTGGTTTAAGAAGGCCGCAACCGGCAAGATAGGCATACACAGGCTGAACAGGGGGAATTACAAGATAACGCTTCAGGCAGAGACAATGGGACTTATAGGTTTTATCACAAAATACAGAAAGGACATCTATACTACATACGTTGAAGAATGGGAAGAAGGCAGAAGGCTCAGGACAACGAAGGTTGAAAAGATTGTCCATATAGGAGACAAGGTAAGGGAGGGCTACACCATAGTGGATTACAATAAAAGGACTTACAGATGGAAAAGCTGGGGCGGCGGACAAGAGGACAAGGGGGCGGAAGAACCCCTGCCTACACGCGGGTATTACGACGATCCGCTTACAGGTTTTTATAATTTCAGATTCGGTGTTTATGGTCAGATAGCATCGGGTAAGGAATTTAATGTGCCGACATTTCCCAAAAAGAATGTGTCCACCATATATGTGAGGATTGCAACAGACGGAGAAAAGGCTGCAAGGATAAACCCGGACCATGCGGAAATAGATTATCTTGCCGATATAGTAATAGACAAGGAACTTTTCGGCTCGCAGACAGGAAAGCTGGAGGTGCGATTCACAAAAGAACTTATACCAATTCAAGCTACAGCAAAAGATTTAATATTATTCGGCGATGTCAGAGGAACGCTTATAGAGATGACATCAAGCATGGGATTTAGAAAAGCGGTAGACGGTAGGGAGTAG
- a CDS encoding helix-turn-helix domain-containing protein: MKELKRVEVIQKAVSGEITVMEAKEFLGLSERQVYRLKCSFKLKGMKGLIHGNRDKISPRRLDNEICEKVVKLAKGEYEGYNDSFFTERLGEEEGIQISREKVRQILRKQGIVPKRKRRRPTQDKKR, encoded by the coding sequence ATGAAAGAATTAAAGAGAGTAGAAGTGATTCAAAAAGCGGTATCAGGAGAGATAACCGTCATGGAAGCAAAAGAGTTTCTTGGATTGAGTGAAAGGCAAGTTTACCGGTTAAAGTGTTCTTTCAAATTGAAAGGAATGAAAGGGCTTATACATGGTAACAGAGACAAAATCTCCCCAAGACGTTTAGACAATGAAATATGTGAAAAGGTTGTGAAACTGGCAAAGGGGGAATATGAAGGGTATAACGATTCCTTTTTTACCGAGAGATTAGGAGAGGAGGAAGGCATTCAAATAAGCAGGGAAAAGGTAAGACAAATCCTGCGTAAACAGGGCATAGTCCCAAAAAGAAAGAGAAGGCGTCCAACGCAGGACAAGAAGAGATAG
- a CDS encoding ribbon-helix-helix protein, CopG family: MTTQMIVRIDEGVKNRLNRLARLEGKTTSEMVRELIEERIKERDIGAYVDDLWNRIGRKLKAKGVTAAIIDKAVKEARKKQG, translated from the coding sequence ATGACAACACAAATGATCGTAAGGATAGATGAAGGGGTCAAAAACAGGCTTAATAGACTTGCAAGGCTTGAAGGCAAGACAACAAGCGAAATGGTCAGGGAACTGATAGAGGAACGTATTAAAGAACGCGATATCGGCGCATACGTTGATGACCTGTGGAATAGAATCGGCAGGAAATTAAAAGCAAAAGGTGTAACGGCTGCAATAATAGACAAGGCTGTCAAAGAGGCGCGAAA
- a CDS encoding ATP-binding protein codes for MEQTNICENIIEYLGEGVIGIDTERLITVYNQAAERISGLSRALTIRRPLKDIFSKDTWLTDMLEKTLNQGKVFIEHENIISQRMGGMAPVRVTTSTVLNPNGEIIGAVALLRDLSGIKSIKEESVRKDRLAFLGTFAAGIAHEVKNPLGGIRGAAQLLSRKVREKGLTEYTDIIIREVDRLNKILEEVLDFANPRRIKPLPINIHEVLDTVILLGNTMTEGKAAHLIKSYDPSLPQVLGDKEHLIQVFLNLIKNSIEAVDKNGEIMVNTRMLTDFHLVEEGYRAAKMASVEIKDNGCGISKENMEKIFTPFFTTKAKGSGLGLALSFRIIKEHGGFFKIDSNPGKGTVVSIFLPIAEKQL; via the coding sequence ATGGAACAGACAAATATCTGTGAAAATATCATAGAATACCTTGGTGAAGGGGTTATAGGGATAGATACAGAAAGGCTTATTACTGTCTATAATCAGGCCGCTGAAAGGATTTCAGGACTGTCAAGGGCATTAACCATCAGGAGGCCGTTAAAAGACATATTTTCAAAAGATACATGGCTTACAGACATGCTGGAAAAAACCTTAAACCAAGGCAAGGTCTTTATAGAGCATGAAAATATAATCAGTCAGAGAATGGGAGGGATGGCGCCTGTGCGCGTGACTACATCAACTGTGCTTAACCCGAATGGAGAAATAATCGGGGCGGTCGCGCTTTTAAGAGACCTTTCAGGCATAAAATCCATTAAGGAGGAATCTGTAAGAAAGGACAGGCTTGCCTTTCTCGGCACATTTGCCGCAGGCATTGCTCATGAGGTTAAAAATCCGCTCGGCGGCATCCGGGGCGCTGCCCAGCTTTTGTCAAGAAAGGTTAGGGAAAAGGGGTTGACCGAATATACAGACATTATTATAAGAGAGGTTGACAGGCTGAATAAAATACTGGAAGAGGTTCTGGACTTTGCAAATCCTCGAAGGATAAAACCTCTGCCTATCAATATCCACGAAGTCTTAGATACGGTTATATTGCTTGGGAACACCATGACAGAGGGTAAGGCAGCGCATCTTATAAAAAGTTATGACCCGAGCCTTCCGCAGGTTTTAGGAGATAAAGAACATCTGATTCAGGTATTTTTAAACCTTATAAAAAATTCCATTGAGGCAGTTGATAAAAATGGCGAAATAATGGTAAATACCAGAATGCTTACAGACTTTCACCTTGTTGAGGAGGGATACAGGGCTGCTAAAATGGCCTCTGTAGAGATAAAAGACAACGGCTGCGGCATATCAAAGGAAAACATGGAGAAGATATTCACGCCGTTTTTTACAACAAAGGCAAAGGGGAGCGGACTTGGCCTTGCCTTGTCATTCAGGATTATCAAGGAACACGGAGGCTTCTTCAAAATAGACAGTAATCCCGGGAAAGGGACTGTTGTTTCAATATTTCTGCCGATAGCGGAAAAGCAGTTGTGA
- a CDS encoding YifB family Mg chelatase-like AAA ATPase — MIAKVFSGAVLGIDAYIVEVEVDTAFGLPVFSTVGLPDNAVKESKDRVRAALKNSGYEFPAKHITVNLAPADVKKEGTTFDLPVSIGILTAEGIVKKERLSDYMILGELSLDGRVKPVKGVLPMAVAAKREGFKGIILPKENAEEAALVDGIEVLGIENLSQLVEFLNGNIEIHACRIDIETYFKTDGESYVDLNEVKGQEHVKRAIEIAAAGGHNLLMIGPPGSGKTMLARRMPTVLPDMTLDEAIETTKIHSVAGVLDGKRALVTARPFRNPHHTISDAGLIGGSRIPKPGEVSLAHNGILFLDELPEFKKNVLEVLRQPLEDGRVTISRAAISLTYPSGFILIAAMNPCPCGFLGDPHKECHCTSMQIQKYRSKISGPLMDRIDIHCDVPAVRFKELSSDTKGESSKDIKARVDIARKIQTERFAGYPKHEGRRLYSNSQMAGRHIKKFCGIGDDGKRLLEMAVDKLGLSARAYTRILKVARTIADMEGEERIKSHHLSEAIQYRSLDRGMV; from the coding sequence ATGATAGCAAAGGTGTTTAGCGGAGCGGTTTTAGGCATAGATGCGTATATTGTAGAGGTTGAGGTGGATACTGCCTTTGGCCTTCCTGTCTTTTCCACAGTCGGTTTGCCTGATAATGCTGTTAAAGAGAGCAAGGACAGAGTAAGGGCAGCCTTGAAGAATTCAGGATATGAATTTCCCGCAAAACATATAACAGTGAACCTTGCGCCTGCGGATGTGAAAAAGGAGGGGACAACATTTGATCTGCCGGTAAGCATCGGGATTCTGACTGCTGAAGGGATTGTAAAAAAGGAAAGACTGTCTGATTATATGATCTTAGGCGAGCTCTCTCTGGACGGAAGGGTGAAACCTGTAAAAGGTGTTTTGCCAATGGCTGTTGCCGCAAAGAGGGAGGGCTTTAAAGGCATAATCCTTCCAAAGGAAAATGCCGAAGAGGCTGCCCTTGTGGATGGCATAGAGGTCCTTGGCATAGAAAATCTTTCACAGCTTGTGGAGTTTTTAAATGGCAATATTGAAATCCATGCCTGCAGGATAGATATTGAAACATATTTTAAAACTGATGGAGAATCGTACGTTGATTTGAATGAGGTAAAAGGCCAGGAACATGTAAAAAGGGCAATAGAGATAGCAGCGGCAGGCGGCCACAATCTCCTTATGATAGGACCACCTGGTTCAGGCAAAACCATGCTTGCCAGGCGCATGCCGACTGTCCTGCCAGACATGACATTGGATGAGGCAATAGAGACAACAAAGATTCACAGTGTCGCAGGGGTTTTGGACGGAAAAAGGGCTTTAGTAACAGCAAGGCCGTTTAGAAACCCGCATCATACAATCTCAGATGCAGGTTTGATCGGCGGCTCCCGCATCCCTAAGCCCGGCGAGGTTTCCCTTGCCCATAACGGCATTTTATTTTTGGATGAACTGCCTGAGTTTAAAAAGAATGTGCTTGAGGTGTTAAGGCAGCCCCTTGAGGACGGCAGGGTTACAATATCAAGGGCAGCCATCTCTCTTACCTATCCATCCGGTTTTATACTGATTGCAGCTATGAACCCGTGTCCCTGCGGCTTTCTCGGAGACCCACATAAGGAATGCCATTGCACGTCGATGCAGATTCAAAAATACAGGTCAAAGATTTCAGGGCCGCTCATGGACAGGATTGATATCCACTGCGATGTGCCTGCTGTCAGATTTAAAGAGCTTTCAAGCGATACAAAGGGCGAGTCCTCAAAAGATATAAAGGCAAGGGTTGATATAGCAAGAAAGATTCAGACAGAGCGGTTTGCAGGCTATCCTAAACATGAAGGCAGAAGGCTTTATTCCAACAGCCAGATGGCAGGACGTCATATAAAAAAGTTTTGCGGGATAGGTGATGATGGCAAAAGGCTTCTGGAAATGGCTGTGGACAAACTTGGCTTGTCAGCGAGGGCATACACCAGGATATTAAAGGTTGCGCGGACAATAGCTGACATGGAGGGCGAGGAGCGGATAAAATCTCATCATCTTTCAGAGGCGATACAATACAGGAGTTTGGACAGGGGGATGGTGTAA